A part of Chanodichthys erythropterus isolate Z2021 chromosome 4, ASM2448905v1, whole genome shotgun sequence genomic DNA contains:
- the LOC137018362 gene encoding uncharacterized protein: MDAHAIPHEFIFIDEAGFNLAKTRRRGRNLIGHRAIIDVPGQRGGNITMCAAISNMHGVLHHHAKLGPYNTAHILTFLDRLHNILIPPERMNDADHQRNRYVVVWDNVSFHRAAPVQNWFADHPTFLVQYLPPYSPFLNPIEEFFSAWRWKVYDRQPFVRMPLVQAMEEACDEIDVGAIQGWIRHSRRFFPRCLAREDIACDVDEALWPDPAVRQDAA; the protein is encoded by the coding sequence atggatgctcatgcaatcccacatgagttcatctttatagatgaggctgggttcaacctagcaaagaccagaagaagagggagaaacctcattggccacagagccattatagatgttcctggccaacgtggtgggaacatcacaatgtgcgctgccatctccaatatgcatggtgtcctccaccatcatgccaaacttggaccatacaacacagcccatattctcacatttctggacagacttcacaacattctcataccaccagagcgtatgaatgatgcagaccatcaaagaaaccggtacgttgtagtatgggacaacgtgagctttcatcgtgcagccccagtccaaaactggtttgctgaccacccaacatttctcgtgcaatacctcccaccatactcaccatttctgaaccccatagaagaattcttttcggcatggcggtggaaggtatacgaccggcagccctttgtgcgcatgcctcttgtgcaggccatggaagaggcatgtgatgagattgatgtgggtgcaattcagggatggataaggcactcaaggcgcttcttccctcgatgtctggcaagggaagatattgcctgtgatgttgacgaggcgttgtggccagacccggctgtgcggcaagatgctgcctaa
- the LOC137018363 gene encoding polymeric immunoglobulin receptor-like: MENHLYLFLFMIHISTGCILSQQTTVITGFTGGSVVLPCSCADPRSTAKTFTWQFQRSGKQWIEVFEDDNYRGRLVLFNESSPKNLSLLISDLRKEDQGYYMCMTERHSITISIELTVKGCNLVQNTRPNDVTGYAGESVVLPCSCTELQAKPEQIQWMYSVNNAYFEIYPNEKIESHKNRVKLLNQTTPGNLSLHISALTAEDTGVYYCAVWSQKIFNRLHVEENPHIYAPVSLSTQPSHQTQELTSPRPPHHTPQYIFILVALFPIALILPFLALSSGYSKDEEASSAVVYVETASTPDHTLNVPVQLTEYVNTNAKQT, from the exons ATGGAGAACCATTTATATCTTTTCCTCTTTATGATTCATATTAGTACTG GCTGTATTCTTTCACAGCAGACAACAGTAATAACAGGATTCACAGGTGGTTCAGTGGTGCTGCCCTGCTCCTGCGCTGATCCTCGGTCTACAGCCAAGACATTCACATGGCAGTTTCAACGCAGTGGAAAACAATGGATTGAAGTATTTGAGGATGACAACTACAGAGGCAGACTTGTGCTGTTTAATGAAAGTTCTCCGAAAAATCTGTCTCTTCTCATTTCTGACCTCAGAAAGGAAGATCAAGGGTACTATATGTGTATGACTGAACGACACTCTATTACTATATCCATTGAGTTAACAGTAAAGG gctGTAATTTGGTTCAGAACACAAGGCCGAATGATGTGACTGGATATGCAGGAGAGTCTGTGGTTCTGCCCTGCTCCTGCACTGAACTACAGGCTAAACCTGAACAGATACAATGGATGTATTCTGTAAACAACGCTTATTTTGAAATTTACCCAAATGAAAAGATTGAGAGCCACAAAAACAGAGTCAAactgttaaatcaaacaactcCAGGAAATCTCTCTCTACACATATCAGCACTGACCGCAGAGGACACAGGAGTCTATTATTGTGCTGTCTGGTCGCAAAAAATCTTCAACAGACTTCATGTTGAAG AGAATCCACACATCTATGCACCCGTCAGTTTATCAACACAACCTTCACACCAAACACAAGAACTTACATCACCTCGACCACCACACCACACACCTCAAT ATATTTTCATTCTAGTGGCATTGTTTCCAATAGCACTTATCCTGCCATTTCTGGCGTTATCTTCTGGATATTCAAAG GATGAAGAGGCAAGTTCTGCTGTAGTCTATGTTGAAACAGCTTCCACACCTGATCACACACTGAATGTCCCAGTACAGCTCACTGAGTACGTCAACACCAATGCTAAACAGACTTAA